The Chlamydiales bacterium DNA window CCCTACTAATGGTATTTAAATTCACCTTCCTATCGTCTAATAGATACTCAGCAAAGCGTGAAATAGCTTCTTCGCTAAACTGTTCTCCTAGCTCTCTAAAAATATTTTCTGCATCTTCTTCTTTTGTATCTGTCAATGCTATAAATAAACGAAGAGGAAAACGAACGATACCGGTACTGGATCTAATTTCGATCTGCTTATCACCACGAGGTACATGGCGAGGTCCATAGAGTTTTATTTCTGCCAATTCAAAACGTTCTGCACATGCGGCTTCCAGAGGATGGTATTTTGTTTCTCGTACCAAACTTAAAAAATCTTGAAGCTCTTCTTTATCATTAAGAGAATATAAGAAGTCGCTATCTTTTAAATAGTTAATAAAATTTTCTACTGTTTTTTTAGTTGCATGAACGGCGGCCTTACTTAGGCCCTCAACACCTTCTAATAACTTGGGATTTACAAGAATGCTTCCATCACTTGCTTGGATAGTAGCAACACAGTTAGCATTGCACACATTCTCAAGTGTTTGCTTTCTTATTGATAAACAAGCTTTGATTTGCTCTGGCGTCATCTTAGAAAACTCTGTTCCAGTAATAGAAGGCGGCAATGAGGATTGATAAGGTGCTATCTTACGAATTCTTGCATCTAAACTTTTAATTTCCTCATATTGAACAGCCTGCTTAACAGCAACAAGACGATAACCCCATGTTCTACCACTAGCATCGTCTACAAAAGCGCTCAGTTTATCAGAAGCTTTCTCAAAATTTTCGCTGGGACGTGCAAATTGTTTGTTCTTTTCAAAAAGTTTTATAGCCAGATCAGCAATTCTTGAATTGCCCGTAAAAAGAACATTCCAAAGTTCTCTAAACCATCCTATATAACCTGTTGTAACAAGAGTTGCGCCCCTGGCAGTATGGACTATTTTTAATGATTCATGCCCCTTGGTTCCATACAAAGCCAAATCATTAACCAAATTATGAAACTCAACTTCACTATGATAATGAACGGGAATACTCATACAACACCTACTTTAAATTTAAAGTATAATATAATCATTATGGTGTCAAGATTATTTTATAACAGCTATGCTTATATTCCAGAAAAAAATATATTACTACTATTAGGAGGTAATGGTGGGAGCCATTGCTGACGAGAGTGAAACGGCGAGATGAGACAGATTGCATCTCGCAGCCAGCCTATTTTGAAGTTTTTGCATAACCTGAGTAATTACTCTAAAAGGCTAAAGCCGATGGAGGGGAGCACAAAAACTCTTTGAAGCTGATCTAACTGAAAAGCCTTGGGAGTGGCCTCTATTTCATAAGCAAAGTCACCCTCTTTTAGCATCTGTATGGAAGTAACTTCTGCAACATCTAAGCCTGCAGGAAAAACTCCATCCATACCCGTTGTTACCAAAAGATCCCCTACTTGAATAATAGGTGTTGAAGAAGTTGTAAGTGATGAAGCAAGCTTTCCTGTTCTTAAGTCACGAGCAGGTCCCTCTTCATCATCATAATCGTAGTTAAATCCTACCCCCTTGAGAACATACCCAAGAGAGCGATATTTAGGCCTGCAGGCACCGCACAAATCTCCTTTTGCAAAATAATAACTAGGAAGTGGCTCTCTTGCATTTCTTTGCAAGATTTGCAAGTTTTGAATCAAAATCTCATTATCTTTTCTATCGGCAAGCAAATCTGTTCTTTTCTTTAATGCATCAACAAGTGTGTTTATAGCCTGTAATAAAGGCCTATTTTCAACGCCCCCTCTTGCAACCCTTACTGATGGATGCACAGAATGATCCGTAATCAGACGAACCATGGAAGCATTTTCACCTACATAATCAACTAATCCAACAACTGCATTGTGAATGATAACAGGGCTATTTTTTGAAACAACTAAGCGCCCTAACTTCTCATTTGTTTTTTCCCCTACATTGATCCAAAGAGTATTATCCCAAGTAGATGTAGCTCTATAAATTACATCCGCAGAAACTGCATTTAATTTGAGTTCTAGGTTTTGGAGTAATTCATCATAGCGCCTTTGATAGATAGATCTGCCAGCTAAAATCCCTGAAGAAAGCCCTTGCAACTGCATCCTATCTTCTTCTATCAAAAGTTCATTTTGAAGCAATTCTTGTAACTTAGATAGATCTTCTTTAAGCAAGCGATTTTCTATACGCAAAAGTTCTTTTTCTTTGTCAGCAGAATCTGTTTCTTTTATCTGCTTTACACCGTTAAAAAGAGGCGAAAGCAATGCAACACTTTTTGCTCGAAGGTTTCTTGCAAAGCTTACAGGCAAACTCAATGTCACGAGAAGCGCAATTGCCAAAACTATATAAAGCTTGTATTTTTTCATTTTTGTAAAACGTCTGCAATAGATTCTACAACATAATCTACATTACTTCTATTCAACCCTGCGATACTAATGCGCCCATTACTTGTCATGTAAATGCCATACTTTTCAATGAGAACACCAACTTCTTCTTTTGAAAGACCACAAAATGAAAACATTCCATGTTGACGCTCCAACTGAGAAAAATCACGAAACAAGATTTTTTCTTTCAATTTTTGTGCTAGCAACGACCTCATCTCTAAAAGACGGTTTCTCATAATAGCAACATCTCCCTCCCATTCCTTTCTAAGGCCATTTGCGCGCAAAATACTCTTTACGATGCGCATACCATGGCTAGGTGGATTTGAATAATTAGCTCTGATAAGAACTTTCACCTGGCTACCAATAGATGCAACACACGACTCATCTTGTGTCAAAAAAAATAATCCACCAACACGCTCGCCATAAAGCCCGAAATTCTTAGAGTAAGAATGAGCTACTAACATCTCGTCAAAATGATCTGCAAATTCACGTATGGAAAAAACATCTTCCTCAATGCCATGTGCAAACCCTTGATAAGCTGAATCAAAAAAAGGTATGACTCCTTGTGCTTTAATCAAATGAGCAAGCTCCATCCACTCATCTCTTGAAGGATCTACTCCAGTAGGATTATGACAACTTGCCTGTAATAAGATAACAGAGCCTTTTTCCATTTTATTAATCGCTTTGCACATCCCATTAAAATCAAAAGAGTGTTGGTGCTCATTGTAGTAGGGATATGTCTCTATATGCATGCCAGCAATACCAAATATCTGTCTGTGGTTAGGCCATGAGGGCTCTGGTATATAGATTAACTTAGAAATATAGCGAAATAAGAACTCAGCACCTATACGAAGGGCGCCTGTTCCACCAATGGTTTGTGCCCCAAACAACCTCATAGTATTTTTTTTAACAAAATCCTCTCCAAATACGAGTTTCAAAGATGCTAGGTTATATTCTGCATCCCCATCAATAGGTAAATACTCCTTATCTAAATAAGCAGATACAACAGTTTCTTCAGCTTTTTTAACAGAAGGAAGCACCCATGCGAGCAATTCATCGGTTTTATAGGCGCCCACACCTAAATTGATTTTGTTTGGATTAAAATCCTTTTTAAAGGCCGTGTTGAGGTTGAAAATAGGATCAGGACTTGCTACTGGTACGTTTTTAAACATTTGCACAACTTTTTCCTTTCTAAATCATTTCTAATTCTTGATAGTGTTTCAGAAGATCTCGTAAACGCGCTGCATCTTCAAAGCGCCACTCTTTAGCAGCAAGTTTCATATCTTTTTCGCACTCACTTATTTTTTGGCGCAGCTCCTCTTGGCTCATAGGCTTATAAGAAACAGATTTTCCTTTGCCTTTTTTCTCTTTTTCAAGAATTGCCAAATCATCTTCAACAAACTGAAAACCAAGATCTCGCTTGATTGTCTTGGGTTCAATGCCATGAGCTTTGTTGTAAGCATTTTGCAATTCTCGCCTTTTTTTTGTAATAGCAAGAGTATTTTTAATTGCTTCAGTCATTTTATCAGCGTACATAATAACTCGTCCCTCAGAGTTACGTGCAGCCCTTCCGCAAGTTTGAATAAGGGCCGTTTCACTTCTTAAAAAACCCTCTTTATCAGCATCGAGTATAGCAACAAGGGAAACTTCTGGAATATCTAAACCCTCTCGAAGCAAGTTAATACCTACAAGTACATCAAAGGTCCCTAAGCGAAGATCTCTGATAATTTGCATCCTCTCTAGTGTATCAATATCTGAATGCAAATATTTAGCCTTTACACCAAGGTCCAAAAGGTATTTTGTCAAGTCTTCAGCAAGCCTTTTTGTAAGCGTTGTCAAAAGAACCCTACCTTTCTTACTTGTATGTACACGTATTTCTTCTAAACAATCATCCACCTCTGTGGTAGCAGGTCTTATTTCAATTTCTGGATCTAAAAGCCCTGTGGGGCGAATGATTTGCTCTATGAGCAACCCCTCTGCCTCATTTATTTCCCATTTTGAGGGGGTTGCAGAGACATAAATTACTTGTGAAATCTTTTGATAGATCTCTTCAAATTTTAAAGGCCTATTATCATAGGCAGAAGGCAAGCGAAAGCCAAAATCAATCAAAGATGTTTTTCTAGCCCTATCACCATTATACATTGCGTTGAGCTGTGGAACTGTTTGATGAGATTCATCGACAACAAGAAGAAAATCCTTTGAAAAGTAATCCCAAAGACAAGGAGAAGCAGATCCCTCTTTTCTCTGACCAAAATGTCTTGAATAATTCTCTATTCCTTTACATACTCCCGTTTCTCTCATCATCTCCAAATCATAAAGGGTGCGCTCCTGAATGCGCTGTTTTTCAATGAGCTTACCCTCTTTTTCAAAAAAAGCAACCCTCTCCTTAAGCTCTGCTCTAATTGTATTAATGGCTGTAAAGCGCACCTCTTCTGGCGTCACAAAGTGAGATCCTGGATAAAGCGTTATGCTCTGCCTAGTTTCAATAACCTTACCCGTTAAAGGATCTATGATACTTATTTTTTCAATATCATCGCCAAAAAAGTAGATACGATAAGCCATAGCTTCTTCATAAGCAGGAAAAATATCTAATACATCTCCTCGCGCTCTAAACACACCCCTATGAAAGTCGTAATCATTTCTTTCATAACGCATCTCAACTAAATGTATCAAAAGGTCATCACGACGCCTTTTTTCACCCACTTTTAAAGTTAAATTCATTTTTGCATAATATTCTGGCATGCCAAGGCCATAGATACAAGAAACAGATGCTACGATGATCACATCATCCCTTTCAATTAAGGAACGCGTTGCACTTAAGCGCATCCGATCAATTTGATCGTTAATGGACATATCTTTTTCGATATAAGTATCTGTACGAGGAATATAGGCTTCTGGCTGATAGTAATCATAATAAGAAACAAAGTATTCAACAGCATTTTCTGGAAAAAATGCTTTAAACTCTTGGTAAAGCTGCGCTGCAAGAGTTTTATTGTGGGCCAAAATCAACGTTGGTTTTTGTACATTAGCAATTACATTTGCTATTGTAAATGTCTTTCCAGACCCTGTAATGCCGAGCAATACCTGCGCCTTCTTTGAGGACAGCACTCCCTTAGTTAATGCATCAATTGCTTGCGGCTGATCACCCGCTGGAGGAAAGGGTAGCTTTAATATGAATTTATTATGGGCCAAAACCAAGCCTATCCAATGCAGAACTTTTCTCTATACGATCTCTTGCCATGCGAGAAATTTTATTCCATGTACCACTAATGCCCATAGCTGAAAGGGTCTCTTGAAGGGTTTCGTCAGCAACCTCTCTCATCTTTAAAGTTCCCTCATAAATTACTTGTTCTACAAGACCTTTCTCTTCTTCGATGAGTTTTCTTTTTTCTCTAATAGGATCCAAAAACTGATTGAGAACAATGATAAGTTTTTCTTTCACTTCAACATCTGAAACGGATCCTCTTCTATAACGCTCCTTTAAATCCTCAACTTCTTGTTTATCCCCATTGAAGGCATCATGATAGATAAATACAGGATTTCCCTCAACAGTACCTGGAATATCTGCACGCACACGATTGGGATCTGTATACATCCCACGCACCTTCTTTTCAACGCTTTTAGCATCATCAGAAAGCTGTATGGAGTTATTCAAAGATTTACTCATCTTTGCTTTTCCATCTGTTCCAATAAGCGTGGGCACATCTCCACTGATTATCTCAGGGATAGGAAACACATCTCCATAATACTGGTTAAAGCGCCTTGCAATATCTCTTGTGCATTCAACATGTGCTTCATTGTCTTTGCCAACAGGAACTACTTCTCCCCTCGGCAACAAGATATCTGCAGACTGCAAAACAGGATAGCCAACAAGTCCAAAGGGTACGCTTTCTGGCTCAATATGAGCACTTCTTGCCATTTCCTTTATACTTGGAAGGCCGCTTAAACGATTCAAAGAGACCATCATTTCAAAAATAAGATTTAACTCACAAACTGCTGGGACTGCCGATTGTAAATAGATCACAGACTTAGATGGGTCAATACCACATGCAAGATAATCTATAACCATTTGCTTAATAGCCTCTCTTGAGGCTAAGATAGCCTCTTTTTGAGGCTTTGTTGTCAAAAGATGCAAATCTGCAATAATAAAAAAGCATTCATATTTATCTTGCATCTCTACTCTATTTTTTAAAGAGCCTACATAGTGACCAAGGTGCAATAATCCTGTTGGACGATCTCCTGTGAGCATCCTTTTTTTCTTTTCTACTATCATACAAACGTTTCTCCTAAACCTTAATCCAGTCTAACTTTTCTGCAATTTCTAAGCCAATCACAATCAAAGAAAAGAAAATTGCAAGGATAAGAGAGGTATACCCTCCTCTTGTCTTGTATAAGACAACCTCTTTTTTCATAAGGCGTCCCTTCCAAGCCATGAGCGCTGGCAATATGCCACTTAAAACTGCCACAATAATACCCGCATATTGAAGAGCCAAAATAAAGCCCCTTGGAAAAAGAAACACAAAAATAAGCGGAGGTATAAATGTTAAGCAAACTACAAAGAACTTACCACTTCCAGATTGCTTAATATTAAATCCATCTCTTAAAAAACTTGAAAGGCTCAAAGAGACCCCTAAAAATGAGGTAAGTAGTGCAAAAATAGAAAAGCTCTCTGCAAATGTGGTAATCCAATCATTTTTCAAAATTTCTGCGAGAGACTCT harbors:
- the trpS gene encoding tryptophan--tRNA ligase, translating into MIVEKKKRMLTGDRPTGLLHLGHYVGSLKNRVEMQDKYECFFIIADLHLLTTKPQKEAILASREAIKQMVIDYLACGIDPSKSVIYLQSAVPAVCELNLIFEMMVSLNRLSGLPSIKEMARSAHIEPESVPFGLVGYPVLQSADILLPRGEVVPVGKDNEAHVECTRDIARRFNQYYGDVFPIPEIISGDVPTLIGTDGKAKMSKSLNNSIQLSDDAKSVEKKVRGMYTDPNRVRADIPGTVEGNPVFIYHDAFNGDKQEVEDLKERYRRGSVSDVEVKEKLIIVLNQFLDPIREKRKLIEEEKGLVEQVIYEGTLKMREVADETLQETLSAMGISGTWNKISRMARDRIEKSSALDRLGFGP
- a CDS encoding aspartate/tyrosine/aromatic aminotransferase, translated to MFKNVPVASPDPIFNLNTAFKKDFNPNKINLGVGAYKTDELLAWVLPSVKKAEETVVSAYLDKEYLPIDGDAEYNLASLKLVFGEDFVKKNTMRLFGAQTIGGTGALRIGAEFLFRYISKLIYIPEPSWPNHRQIFGIAGMHIETYPYYNEHQHSFDFNGMCKAINKMEKGSVILLQASCHNPTGVDPSRDEWMELAHLIKAQGVIPFFDSAYQGFAHGIEEDVFSIREFADHFDEMLVAHSYSKNFGLYGERVGGLFFLTQDESCVASIGSQVKVLIRANYSNPPSHGMRIVKSILRANGLRKEWEGDVAIMRNRLLEMRSLLAQKLKEKILFRDFSQLERQHGMFSFCGLSKEEVGVLIEKYGIYMTSNGRISIAGLNRSNVDYVVESIADVLQK
- the uvrB gene encoding excinuclease ABC subunit UvrB; its protein translation is MAHNKFILKLPFPPAGDQPQAIDALTKGVLSSKKAQVLLGITGSGKTFTIANVIANVQKPTLILAHNKTLAAQLYQEFKAFFPENAVEYFVSYYDYYQPEAYIPRTDTYIEKDMSINDQIDRMRLSATRSLIERDDVIIVASVSCIYGLGMPEYYAKMNLTLKVGEKRRRDDLLIHLVEMRYERNDYDFHRGVFRARGDVLDIFPAYEEAMAYRIYFFGDDIEKISIIDPLTGKVIETRQSITLYPGSHFVTPEEVRFTAINTIRAELKERVAFFEKEGKLIEKQRIQERTLYDLEMMRETGVCKGIENYSRHFGQRKEGSASPCLWDYFSKDFLLVVDESHQTVPQLNAMYNGDRARKTSLIDFGFRLPSAYDNRPLKFEEIYQKISQVIYVSATPSKWEINEAEGLLIEQIIRPTGLLDPEIEIRPATTEVDDCLEEIRVHTSKKGRVLLTTLTKRLAEDLTKYLLDLGVKAKYLHSDIDTLERMQIIRDLRLGTFDVLVGINLLREGLDIPEVSLVAILDADKEGFLRSETALIQTCGRAARNSEGRVIMYADKMTEAIKNTLAITKKRRELQNAYNKAHGIEPKTIKRDLGFQFVEDDLAILEKEKKGKGKSVSYKPMSQEELRQKISECEKDMKLAAKEWRFEDAARLRDLLKHYQELEMI
- a CDS encoding rod shape-determining protein MreC, giving the protein MKKYKLYIVLAIALLVTLSLPVSFARNLRAKSVALLSPLFNGVKQIKETDSADKEKELLRIENRLLKEDLSKLQELLQNELLIEEDRMQLQGLSSGILAGRSIYQRRYDELLQNLELKLNAVSADVIYRATSTWDNTLWINVGEKTNEKLGRLVVSKNSPVIIHNAVVGLVDYVGENASMVRLITDHSVHPSVRVARGGVENRPLLQAINTLVDALKKRTDLLADRKDNEILIQNLQILQRNAREPLPSYYFAKGDLCGACRPKYRSLGYVLKGVGFNYDYDDEEGPARDLRTGKLASSLTTSSTPIIQVGDLLVTTGMDGVFPAGLDVAEVTSIQMLKEGDFAYEIEATPKAFQLDQLQRVFVLPSIGFSLLE